The window TTAAGGTGGAAGTTAAAATACTAAAGGGCACTACGGCATTCTAGATACTGCACCATCATCTTTTTGGGAATTTTTCATATGTTGAGCAATATTGTTGATTGTGGACCCAAAATCGtgagttttcttttcttttagaGAAAACACAAAACCCGGTATTACAACATGACACCTCTCAACGCTTGACACCGCCTCTGCCGGTAGCAATGCCTCAAGACCCCTCTCCCCTGTCATTGCCTGGCTTCCACATTGATTGTGTTAAGGAGGTGAGCTAAGCTGACTGGGGCGTGCTAGACATATGCTGCAGGCCTCACCGTGCTAGACGCTCAGCCATCCTGGCAGACGAGCCACACGAAAAACTAGTTCCTGTGGGGACCCCAGGACCTCCAGTTCAACTTCCAAGAGCTCAAACTGACCGCTCCCTGAAAGAAGGCGGCGTAGCAGCTCTTAGGCATGTACTGAGCCATCCGATATTCAGCACCACTGGAGGACGTCTGGCAAGGTAGAAAGCTGCACCTTTGCTCCATCCGCCAGACCTCGATGTACTGCCATAAGGCCAGCAGACTGGAGACCCCCCTGATTGCATGAGTACCTCAAAGGGTGATTGCATGGCATATCTTGCGATATTTATAAGTATCATGCTCAATTGCACTATCAGATGTTGCGAATTAGCCACAGCAACCACGTGCAGCAGCTCATATTCGTGTGGTGATACATCCTTTGACTTGAATTTCTtttgatactccctctgtaaactaatataagagtgtttagataaCTAAAATTgtaatctaaatgctcttatattagtttacagagggagtatttacTAAAAAGGATTTGCGACTTGGCAGGTTTCCCGGTCAAGTTCTATCTCTTCAAACACGAGGGATAATCTATACCAAGGTCTGCCGCCTACCGTCAAATCTGCTCTCCGGCCTAAGCTACAAACTTTTGAGATAAAAGAAGAGGTATGCCATACTGGGGGCTCATATTCGCTGCTACTATGAGTAGACAGTTGTGAATCGCGATGCCATGCTGTGGAATCGTGAATCATAATTCCTTGCTATGGTGATGTATCTTATAACACTGGAACATGGTTATGCTAAATGGATGCAGCTTACGGTTTCTCAAATCAAAGCTGAAATGGAGAAAACTTTGCGATGGCTTGTCCCTATTGCCCATAATACGACTAAGTACTTATTATCACCTATGACCTGTTCTTTTTAATTACAAAAACTATCCATATCTGACTGAGAATGTGATTATCTATTCATATCAGGGCACACCACGGCTTTGGTTGGGTTGGAGAGTGGGCAAATACAGGGTTAGCTTATGATTACAATAATTTTGAAGAAAACTAACGAAAATAGAATTTCTCAAGAGTGTCAATCTTTTTGTTCTATGCAGATCTGAGCTGAGCTGCAAGCTATCAGGACAGATGGACTTGACCCGGATCGAGACACTGTATCATGCTGAGAAGGACAAGACTGAAGCACATATCCTTGAGCTTGTTGTGTGGCTTCATCATCTCATCAGTAAATGCAGAGCAGCCAATGGAGATATAAGGTCTCCTATCAAATCTCCTGTCCGTTCACCGACACAAAAGGGTCATACAATTAGGTTGCAGCTGGACCCAGCGAACAATTCATCGCCGATTCTCACACCAGAGGATCAGGATATGCTAAGGTGTGTCAAGTACAGGAAATTCGTCCCTGGGATAAGCAAAAGTCAAGAATTCGACACAAAGTCGAGGCACGACAAACATAGCAGATTGTGCAAGAGCAATAGCCATTCTCCAACCAGTGGCAACAGGAAAGATCTGCTATCATTTAGGAGGTTCTCCATGCTCCCTGTCATAGACTTTGAGATTGATAGGACAAAGGCTTTGGATTTAATTGACAGGCTTGATGGTCTGGAAATTCAGTCAGGAATCAACTGAAAGCAATGTGAATGAACCTGGATACTGTGTAGTCATCTTCTATTGTGAAATCCATAGCTCTGGCAAGGATGTAAAAAGTCGGTGTAGACCACCCGTCCGAGGTGAAGACCGAGCAGTATGTCAATTTGAGAGTAACTGGTGTAGCAAACATTGTATTATATACCATGTTCTGAACAGAAGAGCGGAGTTATTGTAAAAACTATCTAATGTTTAGTTGCTTGTATAAAACACAAGTTTTGAAGAAAATAGGATATCTGTGTTGTGAATATACGTTGCCTGCAAATTCTAGTGCCTGATGAATTGTATAACAGCATAACATTTCAAATGTGGATGCAAGGCCGATCAAATTTCACCAAAGTAGTCATGGGTAGTCCGGAAAATGCGAGCGAGCATTTAATTGTGCAAAATTGGAACCAGTTCCATTTATCCATACTTATTTCTGTAACAGATTACAAAATAGAGTTAACCCAACTTTCACATGCTCATACAGATCAGCTCAGACCCCTACACAATCATGTAACTACATGGCAATTTCTGATGTGCCGTCAGACTTGTGATGTAGGGATATAGCCACCCTATCCTCGATAGATTCCTCATTCCACACATAGGTTAAGGTCCAGAGAAATTGTCCTATGATGGCGCTACAAATGACATTGCGATCGATGTGCAGCGTACGGCGAGTATGATCTCTGGTAAAGTGTTATCTTCATCGTTCATGTTGGAGGTCTCTCTAGGGCAACCCAACCAAATCTTCCTTTCCGGAAGTCAGATAAGATGCGGAAAGCTGCCTGGGTGGTATCTCCATTGAACAAGTGGACCGAGAGCTTTGTGACAAACCTGTAAAATGTCAACTATGGTATAAGAACATCGGCTCAACTCCAAAAGTTCTAATATCATTTCAAATAACTGCAGTTGATCGAAACATACAATTTGCCGCAGTCACTGTCTACATCAATCTTGTATCGTTTTCGAAATGCCTCAGAACCTGTTTCACACAAACCTGTCAGTAACGATTTTTCACACCCGCACTACTTGATGGAATGGTATGTAGATCTATTTTTTGGCAACTGGAGAGAGCATGCAGGATGCACTACTCAAAACAAATCATTAGACTGTAGGACCACTCACCCACAGCCGGATGTCTTAACAATATCTGCACAAGAATTGCTGCCACATCAGCAAAATCATATGACCTTTCTCCAATATCATCACAGATAGCAAGCTTAAGTGCAGCTGTCTGATCACTAATTCTCATTGGCAAAATTCCAGGTGAGTCTAATAGCTCTAGATCCTTCCCAAAACGAACCCACCTGTTTGAGGTTTCAAATGTTAGAATTTGAATAGAGAAAACATCACATTGTTTCCTACTAAGAGAAACTACAATATGTGTATACAACAACCATCAATGTTAAGACCACGTATGCAGCTGAGTAACTCACTTCAGTTCTCTTGTGACACCTGGTCTAGGTGCTGCTGGACACATTCTTCGTTTTAGCAAGCGATTAATCAAGGAAGATTTACCGACATTTGGATATCCAACAATTCCAGCTCGAACCTTCAAACAAAAACAAGGTACAACAGAAACAATGAATAAGGTAAACAGATCGTCATTATCTGGATGATTACTTAAATTGAAAAACGATCAAGAAATATGGCCTTTACACAAGTCTGCCAAACAAATCTAATGTAACTAACAAACCAATGACTTACACAAGTCTTCCAAACAAATCTAACTGCGGCCTATATGAAACCGAAGTTTTTCAGAGTTCAGAAGGGATCCACGCAAACATTACTTCTATGACATCGTAACCAAGTTGCACAGTGTACCTCTTCTTATGGAAAAGTTTCAGAACAAATAATTTGCATGTATAGAGAAAAAAAGACAGGAAGCAAAACAAATCAATTGAGTTACCGGACGAGGAAGCAATCCCTTTTCTCTTCGCCTTGTGTTCACAGTAGATGCTGCTGATTTTGCCATTCTGCCTAATTTCATCGTACCCTGACCACGAACGGGAAAGTGATATACTGCATCAGGGCATAAACCAGCACATACCTGACCAGTTGGCAACAGAGATTACATAACTGTTGTCTTACCATGCCCAGCTGGCCATTTGAGTAAATAACTTTGATACCCTGACTAGAAAAGTAAGTTGCCCATGCATTTCTGTCGTCGGCTGACACCATGTCTTCGCGGTTCATCACTATGATCCTTCTACGGTTGCCTAGCCAGGAATCCATCTGgtcattcaaaacatttttttagaaatGGATCTGGTCATTCAAAACATGTCTCAGCACAATCGAACGCCACCGCTTCTAGAAATAAACACGAGAAACCGCCAAGACCACTACCTTAGGATGGGTTGTTGCCAAGGGAATTCTAGCATCCCGGACTTCTATGACAACATCCATGAGCTTTAACTGTCCTTTCAGTTCCTTCTCTGTTTTTGCAATATGACCAGGATACCACTGCAAGGTCCGGATAGCAATGAGTAAATGAACACACTCAACATTAGTAACTGATTTACAAGCTAAAACTATTACGACGTTGAGCATATATGTAATGAGTGTTAATTCCACTATTAAAGCACACCTGATTTATACCTGCACCGGGCGCAGGGATCTGGTCCAGTACTGCAAATCAGCGTCCAAGGTTTCCCAGAACACGTCTTCTCTGGACTCCTCGTCGGCGTACCGTGAGAGGCCTAACCTCTCTTTCTCGTACAGACCCAGCAGTGTGTCGCCAAACTAATCATTTGAAGCAAAGCAATGTAAACAACAGAGCAATACAATTTTCACCATTCCAACTGATAAAGTCATAATTTTCTGCAAGCAGTATCCCCAATTCGATACCCTAATTTGCTGTTTGATTATCTACAGGAAGCGAACCACGAGGCAGGAGCATCGTACCACGGGAGGTGTCGCTGACgtcgccctcgccgtcgccgctcgACCATGCTGTCGCCGGAACCGGAGGGAGGGCCGCGCAGGGGAGATGTACGGGTGCGCGGATGGGCGGGAAGGGGTAGCAGGGAGGCGGCGCGTCGGGAGGAGCATGGGGGCGGTGGGGTGGAAGGACGCCGCCGAAGTAGGTCTGAGAGGGAGGGGTCGAGCGGAGCTGAGCTCGGGTGCCCACTGTGTGCAGTGAGGGAGAGGGATTATGGCTGGGTGGCCCAAAACCTTATCTTTCTCGctttcttttctctttctttctgTATTTTTTTCTGCGAATTCTTTCTGTAAATTTTACAGTCACCACAATTGTTTTTTCCGCAGAAACAGGGTTACAATCAGCTGGAACTAGCGGCTCCGTACACATAGGAAATTGACATATCCAACAAGCAGTCCTACCCTCCGTTCCTCCGTGATCAGCCAGACAGTCCGTAACCCGATTATGTTCACAATTAATCTTACATAACAAAAGTTCGCGGAGTTTTAGAAGGCGTTTGATCTCCGAGATGAGGAGGCCATTTATGGTGCGAAAAACTAACAAGTGGCGAACGCGTCCGGAAGTGACAGAAGGGAGTTTGCACAAAGagttacccaggttcaggccctcacGGTGAGGTAATACTCTACGCCGTGTTTCGGATGTGTATTAATGGTGGAGCACCTCGTGCGAGAGGTTACAAAAGGGATGATGAATATATCTACCGAGAGTAGGTCTACAGAGTAGATGGCGGAAAACTACCCCTAACCTCGCCTTATAAAGGGAGCGAGAACCAGGGTTTACGGGCTCTGTAACCAACATCATACCGAGGGTTCCTTCGCATGTACACCAACTCTCCAAGATGCTTCCTTTGCCCCGCGCTAGGTCCCCTGGACTGCTTCCTGGAGCCAGGCTGCCTCCTGGACCTTGAGGCCAACCCAACATTGTGTTCATCGGTCGATGGGCCACCCCCGGTGTATTGCATCGCCAGCAGCCCCAGAGCGTGATTGGATTTTGGAGTCTCATGTTCTTTGGGGACGAAATCTAGGTGGGCTCTTTTGGTTCTAGTGACAAATGCAGTCCGTCTTTCCTAGGTTGGCTTCTTGAAGCTTTTGAGCTAGCGGATTTCGCGCCCCCCTCCCCGCATATCCTGCCTTGAAGTTGATGACAATGATATGTCTTCATGACCCTAGGCCTTGCAGCTTGTGGGCAACGCTTCTGTGTCCGAGGTCTTTAGGCCTCCATCTCGCGTCGTAACAAGCAGACATCCCCGTCTCCTGCAGCTTCCAGTCTTGCTTTTGGGTCGAATCCTTGAGGGAAAGGCCATGACGACGACCCATCATGCGGGTCGGGCCCGGTCTTGCAGGATCATAGAAAATCCTCCCCCGGCGAGTCACGACCCAGTTAATTTGTCACAGTAATTCATCTCGCCTCTCGTGCCAAGGATCTACATGTCGCCCTACTTCCGGCGCAATCTCCAGGGATCGTGTTACCGCTTCGTGCTCTGCGCGCATCTTTATAAGCCATGGGGGATGAAAAAGGCTGCGTGCCTTCTTTTTCCTCCAACCTTTCCGACGGTCCAAAATACCGTCAGATCCCTCGGTAGGGTTCCTGACGTGGTTGGAAGTTTCGGGACAGAGCCCGCACGCACAAGTTACCCAGGTTTGGTCCTCCGGAGAGTAATACCCTACATCCCACTTCTTGTTATTACTCATGGTGATGGGATACCTCGTGCGGGGATTACAATGGAGTATGGGGTTGCTACCGACAATTGTTCTTCTCTAGATTGGATCCGTATGTGTTCCCCTGACTCCCCTTATATAAGCGCTGGATGCTAGCGTTTTACAGGGAGGAGATGTAATCTAGGCCGCTGACGGCGTCCTGCACCGGGGGCGGCTCTCTCAAGGGAGCCCG is drawn from Aegilops tauschii subsp. strangulata cultivar AL8/78 chromosome 1, Aet v6.0, whole genome shotgun sequence and contains these coding sequences:
- the LOC109736412 gene encoding DAR GTPase 3, chloroplastic, translating into MLLPTRRLPATPSRPSAHPYISPARPSLRFRRQHGRAATARATSATPPVFGDTLLGLYEKERLGLSRYADEESREDVFWETLDADLQYWTRSLRPVQWYPGHIAKTEKELKGQLKLMDVVIEVRDARIPLATTHPKMDSWLGNRRRIIVMNREDMVSADDRNAWATYFSSQGIKVIYSNGQLGMGTMKLGRMAKSAASTVNTRRREKGLLPRPVRAGIVGYPNVGKSSLINRLLKRRMCPAAPRPGVTRELKWVRFGKDLELLDSPGILPMRISDQTAALKLAICDDIGERSYDFADVAAILVQILLRHPAVGSEAFRKRYKIDVDSDCGKLFVTKLSVHLFNGDTTQAAFRILSDFRKGRFGWVALERPPT